The following are from one region of the Myxocyprinus asiaticus isolate MX2 ecotype Aquarium Trade chromosome 2, UBuf_Myxa_2, whole genome shotgun sequence genome:
- the LOC127416399 gene encoding D-glucuronyl C5-epimerase B, which yields MMRCLAARVPYKTLIVICTLLTLLTVVLWNKCTSEKALRFLPRHPQPPPSPKIDSHPQQPQPPEPPPVVGGLRYEEIDCLINEDATIKGRREGSEVYMPFSWMEKYFEVYGKVVQYDGYDRFEFSHSYSKVYTQRGPYHPNGVFMSFEGYNVEVRDRVKCISGVEGVPLSTQWGPQGYFYAIQIAQYGLSHYSKNLTERPPHVEVYDTAEERDSRSGPWSVPKGCALNRVYDKTRATSVRQFSAPENSEGISLPLGNMKDFIISFDLKFTSNGSVSVVLETTEKGPPFVIHYVTTTQLISFKDRDITYGIGPRTAWTMVTRDLLTDLRKGIGLSNTKAVKATKTMPRHVVKIVLHGHGAIDNITISTTSHMAAFFAASDWLVRNQDERGGWPIMVTRKLGDGFSALESGWYSAMAQGQAMSTLVRAYLITKDDTYLKSALRATRPFKLPSEQHGVKAVFMNKYDWYEEYPTIPSSFVLNGFIYSLIGLYDLAQTAGEKLGRDAGQLYSKGMESLKVMLPLYDTGSGTIYDLRHFILGTAPNLARWDYHTTHINQLQLLGSFDNSPIFRDFIKRWKSYLKGGRAKHN from the exons ATGATGCGTTGTCTGGCAGCCCGGGTTCCCTACAAGACCCTGATAGTGATCTGTACACTTCTCACTCTCCTCACGGTTGTTCTGTGGAACAAGTGCACGAGTGAGAAAGCACTCCGCTTCCTCCCCCGGCATCCTCAGCCCCCTCCCAGCCCTAAAATAGACAGCCACCCACAGCAACCCCAGCCCCCCGAACCACCACCTGTGGTCGGTGGACTACGCTATGAAGAGATTGACTGCCTGATCAACGAGGATGCCACCATTAAAGGCCGTCGAGAAGGCAGTGAGGTGTACATGCCTTTCAGCTGGATGGAGAAGTACTTTGAGGTATACGGGAAGGTGGTACAGTATGACGGCTACGATCGATTCGAGTTTTCTCACAGTTACTCCAAAGTATACACCCAGAGAGGGCCGTACCACCCCAATGGAGTCTTCATGTCCTTTGAGGGGTATAACGTGGAGGTGCGTGACAGAGTCAAGTGCATCAGTGGAGTGGAAG GAGTACCGTTGTCCACCCAGTGGGGCCCTCAAGGGTATTTCTATGCTATTCAGATAGCTCAGTATGGCCTGAGTCATTACAGTAAGAACCTGACAGAGCGGCCGCCTCATGTGGAGGTGTATGACACAGCGGAGGAGAGAGACAGCAGGTCTGGCCCGTGGAGTGTCCCTAAGGGCTGCGCTCTCAACAGAGTCTACGATAAGACGAGAGCCACGTCAGTGCGACAGTTCAGCGCTCCAG AAAACTCAGAGGGCATCTCACTTCCTCTTGGCAACATGAAAGATTTCATCATCTCTTTTGACCTGAAGTTTACATCTAATGGTAGCGTCTCTGTCGTCTTGGAGACCACAGAAAAAGGGCCTCCATTTGTTATCCACTACGTCACCACCACTCAGCTTATTTCGTTCAAGGATCGTGACATCACCTATGGCATTGGCCCTCGGACTGCATGGACTATGGTCACCCGCGACCTTCTCACAGACCTCCGCAAAGGCATTGGCCTCTCCAACACCAAGGCGGTCAAAGCCACCAAGACCATGCCTCGGCATGTCGTAAAGATAGTGCTACATGGTCACGGAGCAATAGACAATATCACTATCTCCACCACTTCACATATGGCAGCCTTTTTTGCTGCTAGTGATTGGTTGGTGCGCAACCAGGACGAGCGTGGTGGTTGGCCAATCATGGTGACTCGTAAACTTGGGGATGGTTTTAGTGCGCTGGAGTCTGGTTGGTATTCTGCCATGGCTCAAGGACAGGCAATGTCTACTCTAGTGCGTGCCTATCTGATCACAAAAGATGACACTTACTTAAAGTCTGCTCTGCGTGCCACCAGACCTTTCAAACTGCCCTCAGAGCAGCATGGAGTAAAAGCTGTTTTCATGAATAAATATGACTGGTATGAGGAGTATCCCACAATCCCTAGCTCCTTTGTATTGAATGGGTTCATCTATTCCCTCATAGGCCTTTATGACCTGGCACAAACAGCCGGTGAGAAACTTGGTCGGGACGCAGGTCAGCTGTACAGCAAGGGGATGGAGTCCCTCAAAGTGATGCTGCCCCTGTACGATACAGGGTCGGGCACCATCTATGATCTGCGCCACTTTATACTGGGCACGGCACCCAACCTGGCTCGCTGGGATTACCATACAACGCACATCAACCAGCTACAGCTCCTGGGCTCTTTTGACAACTCGCCTATCTTCAGGGACTTCATCAAGCGCTGGAAAAGTTACCTGAAAGGAGGGAGGGCCAAGCACAACTAG